The Melitaea cinxia chromosome 8, ilMelCinx1.1, whole genome shotgun sequence genomic interval TTACGTACCGCTACGTTTGTTTTCCGACCGAGTtgtatataaaactgaagtaaAAGTTCATTAGTACCCCTACAGTATTATACTAAGCGTtattctctctttctatctccactaacttctatctccttttcaacttccgttcgtctcggcCCACCACACGttccgtaacgctctcgtcacgcattcaccagctcactccccaagcCGAGCGTGGGTAAAGAAGATCAACTTAAGAAGGTATACCTTAGCGAAGTCGATGAGGTTGTGGTACTCGATGTAGCTGCCGCCGCCCACGAGGAAGACCACGGCGTCCGTGGGCGGCGGCTggcggccggcgcgcgcgcggccCGCGGCGTCCGTGCGCGCGGCGCGCGGGTCCAGCCACGACAGCTCGCTCTCGCCGCCCAGCGCCGCCTCCACCGCGCGGCTCACCGGCAGCTTCTGTGTCAAATAGCAAATATTTAAGACGCGTTGTTCATCGTTATcatcacagcctatacagtcttgAAATTATTTGAGTtcctttattagtttatttttgtatcgttaacatttaaataagtagattattttttttttcacttaaataaagataattttaattaaaaatatcataaaataatcattacagtccatacagtccacagctggacataggcctccacaagtttacgccaaaaataacgtgaactcgtgtgttttgcccatagtcaccacgctgggcaggcgggttggtgaccgcgcgTGAAAACGCGTTgttatactaaataaataatgcaaaCATTCAGCCTGGAACATCCTACTGTTGGGTGTGGActctttctcaatgtaggagaagagtcagaggttaatccatcacgctaggcgactgcggattggcggatgttctctactatgagtaacgatcgctatcaggtatttatgataacaattgggaacgacggcttaacgtgccctccgaggtacgatggggagacccacaaatacatccaaaccggaaagaaatatttgtgcaaatacaaatatccatcccgagcgggaatagaacacGCAAACCGTtgatgttttaggcgactactcgcaccactacagaGCGGTAAACAAATaatgcataaattaaaaaaatatatataattatctcatcaaacgaaaaaaaaaaaaccgttttcAACATCACATAGAAAAGTAATATGTGAATATTGTGGTAGTCGCAaaaattgtcaataaaatacgcattattaggcaTAATTGGAAAACCGCTTTTCAGACCTCGATGAGACCCACATGACAATCACcgactttcgaaaaaaaataagagttaaaaaaaacaacacattatcaacacattaaaatacatttgaattcaaattcaaaattgattttattcaagtaggctttcaaagcacttttgaatcgtcattttacaaattaaaattatatttgttctaattaattcattctaataaaattcattGTGAATGTTATAGCAATATATTACAAGTCTTATGTAAGATGTGAGAGACTGTTACTTGCGGACAAGCTTATGggcttttgcaagtaaatataatttgatgtatgcttttcttaatgttacaaataaattaaaaaaaaaaaaaataataataataataataaattaggaAAGTGAACCTAcgaccgattcagaatgtagattctttttaaaaataataataataaaaattagtaaagtcttgcattattaatacaaacagaaaaaaaaaacattttacatcgactataagaataaaatgaaaacatcaacgtaggtagtcgaaaaaattgttgattaaatacgcattattagggataacttcTCGTCACATCTCactcaaatttaaaaagtaatgaggtaaaacacaaaaaaaatttaagttaagaACTCCCTCCtgttttaaagtcggttaaaaaatacaaatccttATGAATTGTTGAATTTTGAACAAAACGAACgtgtatttttgataaaaactgTTTATGTTTTCTGATTTAAAAGACAGCTTTATATATGACGATAAAGCACAAATGATTATGTAATTAAACGTCTGATTCGGTTATTATAACACGGAGTCCTAACATATTATTGGATCccaatatctaaatataattttaagaatacTAATAATTCTGAGTATAATTGGATTGGAAAATCACacaaattttaaagataaaagtaCAGAAATATCCAATACCgctagtttttataaaacttatgtataaaatatattttaacgtatGTAACAGACgttctaaatatacatttaacgtaaataaattaaatatcattttatatgtctgacaaatataaacaaagtgATTCAGACAAGTATGGAATCTATTGATGACtcgtttgtttttattgaactGTCAATCAAGGCAAGCTTCAACTGAGGAAGTTTTATGATAAAGCAAATGGGTACAATAAaagtacatttaataataataatgtgcaGCATGATGtactttttcaaatttaatgtgATTTCTGGATTTTACAACATATAAGCGTACCTACCCTAAATCTATTCAATACTTTGAAGCcattttaattatcaattaagtattaatttagcgtgacatatataaaatatttatgtaaaaccaGCTCATCCGGTGAATTTCTTAccgcaatatatatttttttttctattatacaaACCTTACTCAATCATAACGAACACAaaatagaattatccaatttgatGCAATTGTTCGGAAGTATGtgcttacatacatacattccaGAGATACATGTTTATTTACAGATTTAAGTACATTTTAGACGATAATCTCACCGTATATGCGTTGAATACTTTTAAGTCACTACacttaaaaagcattatatctgtgtaaaatgaaattaaagatttattatattatttaaagttaattattattattgtgtttttaacttACATGTTTCTTGACAACCAAATTCTTAACACCTTCCATTACAAATGACGACCCTTGCGATactaattttgaaaacataGAAACAGTTTTTGTTCCACCACCCTCGTATTGTCCTTGACTAGACATTTTGGTGAATCCTCTGTAAAAATGATCCGAtttgttaatgtttaattttaatctgtattttttgttactaaatattttcatgCTGGCTTTTGCCAGTTATTCCTACTTCATTCTTACtgttattaacattaatatctTATTCggtatttttagaaattgtaGCTTTTTAATggtgacaaaattaataaaatcggaTCAGTGGTTTTTAAATAAAGCCATCACTAATCAACAAATTATTTGTTCTATTAGTATTAGTGTAATTAGTACACTTaagaaacttaaattataagaaatacatttataaagctACATGAATTAACTTACTTCCAACGCTTCATGTAAGCCATAGGTTTAATATCACAATTTGCAGCCAATAACGCAGTTTCAAACTTTTTATACTCGTCCTCAGTTATCTGTGATGTGCAcaggtaatatataataaatagacgCATTTTGTCTTCCTCTGTCCCCGCACTGGTATCGGTTATCAAATCCATGACAGCTTTACTTTCTACACCGCTGCTTTTGCTCATTATTTTTTCTTCCAACTCAAAAAATGAGTCGAGTCTCCTTGACTTTATTGCATTTAAAATAgctgaaaataaattacttatgtTTTAacgtttttactattttatctttatttaatacaagaattgaatataaaaattgatagcTGACAAAAGCTAAGTTAAGACGTCCGTTAATAATTGGGTCGAagacaataatataaatcattacATAGATAGTTATGATAATCATTACGTATAGCAAAAGCTCATTATTTACGGTTTCCACATTCGCGTTTTCAGTATTcgcagataaaaattatttatttccggATGTAGTAAATTCAAGTAAAATGATTCGGTTTCTTGAACGCGTATGTAAGGACTGTGATTCTGATACAAATGTTTTGTAATGCTGGAAATATTTTGACACAGCAAAATACATAGTTAACCCAGTAGTAGGCGCTCCCGGTTAAAAATTTACCATATAATACATAACCACACCACTGAAGTGAAACATCTTTAGCAATAGGTCTTTACTGTTtctagatatacgaaacgtagctggctatgagagaaagaaaatgtgtactcgCACCACTCTCtcgctccgttcgcctcgcccgatcacacttttcgtaactctcttgttacgcatttaccagcttactccccaagccaaGCGTCCGtagaaaagttttatttcattaattctgTGTCGTCCCGCTTTGAGTACCTTTCGAGAAACGTGCAATGGTTCGCCAGTTTGAATGGTTGACCACTGCTTGTGCAGTATTCATCACCAACAGACCTTTTAGACGCAATTGGGTATTTTTACCCGGTAGCGACTATAGGTgtcttatatttttagtattccACTTttcgttttagtttttttagacTAACAAGGtgtcttatttataaatataattattttataaatagtttatcTACACATTAGttcattaagaataaattaaatataacaaaaaaatatgtttattgtaatacttatttgaatttttactaCTACACTGTATTTTAGACACCATAGCGACAGTCCGTGTTACATTATAGGGCGCGCTTCCCGccgaataaacaaaaaataatcgtTAGACGAATTGAAGCCGAAATTCAAAttacgttattattaaaatgcaaattCGAAATGCCACAGCGTAATTTCAATAAGAAATCAATGACCCTTTTAAAGGCGCCAAGAAAgtaaaaactacaatttttttaagccTTTCACTCAGAAGTCTAATAGTAAAGATTAAGTAAGGAAATTgccattaatttcattttaatgaagttttgtttttttgtaccTCAGAACATATCTCCTTTAATCCTATACAATATACCGTTCCACATTCGGGTTTTTCTCTGTCTCGATCTTTTActgtataattatgtagtcaagatattttaaaaatatgtttctttATACAAGTATCAgactcaaaatattttcattaaaataaacactCAAAATATTGCAGTTGGTCATGATATATGTAGCAATACCTGTAGCTATAGTTGTATGCATGTCAATGAGTCGTTTTTTTTCCATGAGTTGTGGTAATGAGTTGACTGCACTTGTGAGTCGCTGTGTGTTGTCACTGACTAAACTGAGAGCTAGATCGCTGTCGGCATCCAATCCCATTGAGCTCTTAAGTTGCTTCACTTCTGCTTCAGAACTCCTGTAATTTTATTGagttcattataattaaaatatagttttacaaattataatatatataaattttattatatggatAACGCCatcttaaacaaaattattatttactaaaattctGCTGCTacttaaagttttatatatgtgattttttagcttgaaataatttattttcatgtgTAGTCctctcaccgtgcctcggagtcccagttgttatcataaacacctgattgcgatcgttactcatagtattttgtttgtttgttgtacacgggctattttccgcaaaTCGACGTCTaggtgcgccttttttgcgtgatcggctggtgggcactattactcatagtaagaaatattCGTGGTATCAATAGTGTTCTGTGTTGATAGTGAGATTTAACCACCGAGATCCTGAGATcgatagtaagaaatatatccgccaacccgcattggagcagcgtggtgaattaagctctgatccttctcctacatgggaaaagaggcctatgcccagggaTTTAcaggtgggatattacaggctgaagcgaatttattttcaaagtaaatataatcaaaatgttATAACAGAATGCACAAacatttaaacacaaaaaaggTCAACAAATATtgaatcaatcattacagcctgtacagtccactgctggacataagcctccacaagtttacgccaaaaataacgtgaactgatgtgttttgcccatagtcaccacgctgggcaggcgggttggtgaccgcagtactggctttgtcgcaccgaagacgctgctgcccgtcttcggcctgtgtatttcaaagctagtagtttgatggttatcccaccatcggttggcttcttaagttccaaggtggttgtggaaccttgttatcccttagtcgcctcttacgacacccacgggaagagagggggtggctaaattctttagtgccgtagtcacacagcacaacaaatattgaaatatacattaaacttatatatattattaaatttattataaaaaaaatcaatgaagaagaagaaatgaAAAAGAAGAGAAGTGAGAAATCAAATCGGTTACCTGTATTTATCTAAATCCTCTTGTATGGCCTCTGCTACAGTTGGGAAAGGGCTACCCTTATGTTCGGACCATAATGGATCTTTGGAGTCTAAATCACAAGTTCTCGTTTTCGCCTTTTGTCCAGGTACTATTGGTCCAGAAGTTTCTGATACCACTGCTctgaagtaaaataattttatttactaagtaAGTTGATAATTATTTGCTTTTACTGTATAATCAACTATATACTGTGAATCAATAacgttaacatttaaatatcaatCAGATTAATTCTTTTACAGTTCTATTcactattattttacagtatagTACTTAAATGCTTAgttctttctttattaaacaAGTTATATTATACCAATACATCTTTCAAGTGAACTTTAGattaataaattcaaacaaGCAAGTTCGTGTGTTTCTTTTACCTTTATAAAAGTGTAGATAATTACCTGTTTAAAGTCAAATCCAGTACATCATGAGCTAATGCTTGGTAGGTCCAAGTGTGATGTAAGGGGGTTGCCATATCAATATTTCTATCAAGTAATATCAGCATAGGGCGAGTGAAGCTGAATGTGCCAGCTTGACCATGGAATAAATTATTTCTAGCGTCCCAAAGATTTTCACGTAACTTCTTATCCAACTTTTTTGCTACCATTTCAGCAGCATTCCCTTTACTACATCTTATGATAGGAACATTacctagtaaataaaaaataacttattgttttttgtaattgtatCAGAAAAGGAAAGTAGTGTGAAGATTTTAGCACTTTAGTTGTGTAACAATAAATACAACTATTCACTTTAATTGgcaacaaattattaataatgtttattggATATTTGATAACGGTTTGGTACATAGATCATAGTCTTTTTGTGCTAGCAGTCATGGATTCAATCTCGGCTCATGATGTTTGTTTGagctgtaaatatttgtaaagttcTAGTTGAGTGTGATTTTGTTGtgtctgattttatttttattctctcattttgtttatttagtattatattatacacatcAATCATTGGACAAAAATACCTACCTAGAGTAACAAATACTGAAAAAAGACTCTCGACTATTTCATCCATTATAGGTTCCATTTCAGTATCTTTAGTATCACCTTTATTTATAGCTGAAAAATACAGAAATAAGTATAATACagtagtaatattaatatataagtaatataccAAGCTATTAttgttacaattataaataattattaattaccataatatgataaataatcAGATTGCTGATGTTTCATTATGAACAAATCATCTTCTAAGCATATAAAGTTCAGATATTGATCAAAAACTTTGTGAATACTCATTACAGAGTTAGAGTGGATAGCTGAAGCAGCTAAATCTTCTAATTTCTGTCTTGTTATAGGTGATATGAAATTCAAGTGATATTGATCATATATTCCATTAGAAAGGTCTTGACATATCCTTCCAAGATTTTCTTCTGATggaacacaaaaataaacagcAGGGACTTCTGGTATGGAATCTCGATCTGTATGTAATTGTCTAAAAAGTGAAcagatgtttatatttataagcaCTGTTACATGATAATTATGGattattacaatatacaaaaaagaataaagaaTTCTTATTCAGGATGGTATAATGCATATTAATGATGTAATAATGTTACACATAACACTCAATAATAAAAcaggaatataaaattttaaaggtatcattataatatatacaaataaaatagaaatattgcaataaattattataatcgaTACAAATTTGTAATAAGGATGACTGGTCTTAGAAAACGGTTTTGTAAAAGTATTCAATGAAAACATTATCTTAGGTATATATGTGGAAAACAGGTCATACAAGTATAATTTTAGTTTGTGtttagcaataaataaattagattatatgataaaaaataatatgtaacattGTAATATCAATACTTACACATGTAAAGTCACACCCAGTTCTCTGAGTTCTTTGATAGATATTAATGGCGAAATTATGTCTTGGCCAACTCGGTCATAAATGAGTACTTTCCATATTGGTTCATTAGCCACTGCTTTTGTTAGTGGTTGATTTAAATTTAGCATCTGTTTCAAAGCGTCTGTAAAAGGTTTTGGTAGTTTATAGTACAACTATGTACTACTAAAACATTTCAGTGCTATATAATTATGTGGTTTAttttgtcttaaaataaaataataaaacgcttAAAACAATCGATAGTATTAgtttgttgtaaaaaaattattgtccGACAGATAAATTAACGAAATTACGAGTCGAAgtaaattacattttcaaatCAATATAGTAAACTTACTGAGTTGGCGTTCACGTAAGGTTGTCATGGTACCGTATTAGATGCACTGCcatcaaattattaaattatattcttgaTTGTTATTCAAGTACTCCTTAACTTCTTATGTTtctaatatcattaaaataaattattttatacaatattccTAATACAACTACTTTAATTTTACTAGTGTCAAAGTGACACTAACATTCTGACGACACGTCGGCTCTGACAAATGACACAAAAATATTGGCTCGCAATCTCAGAAAATGgtgttaaatgaaaaaaaagacgatattatatttaaactagcgacccgccccagcttcACACGGTTAGAatgctgatattaaatataaaataaatatttgcaatgtaagcgcaaaaaaataaataataaataaatatcctataacatacacacacggtcgtctgttcttacagtaagcaacttaatgcttgagttataggtagcagccggttgatatagctaaatacttttttttgataaatatacatagaaatattacatatatacaatgttacatccagactcaggcggtaatcgaacccgcaacccgcggaacagaaaacaGGGCCACTATAGCGCTACTGCGCCAATGAGGTAGTCgaaattgtgtttatttacgacatcacattagaaacttcGAAAATTATCAGTCTTCCTCTAATATACCtactatgcatgtattatacatataaaccttcctctggaatcactctatttaatttactaaagaaaaccgtatcaaaatccgttgcgtacttttaaagatctaagcatacagacagcggcaagcgactttgttttatactatgtaatgataataaataaaatatcttataagaTACAAACACAGAcgtcatatatatatgtaaattaaaatatatatatatatattaatctataatataaaaatgagtcgctgaatgtgttgctaagcgcaaaactcgagaacggttggaccgatttcgctaattctttttttaaaatattccttgaagtacgaggatggttcctacggagagaaaaattctaaaaaaaaaaatctaaatttcctgaaaaagtctaaaaacaacacttttctatactcccatacaaaagatttgtgataatacttaaaagtcaatttgaactttaataccatacaataaagtttgtgttaggcgatacgaagttcgccgggtcagctagtatataataatgctttattcataaaaaaatatttacatacaataatgAGTTCTCTGGTTCTTGTggtcatattaatattttttttttatttgaaaattgaaaCATCAAGATAATAAAAAGAGTTTAATCTGACTTGATAGTGTGAAACGTATATACTATTGTTagcttttaaatttgtaattctaacaatttttaagatattggattttgtgtc includes:
- the LOC123655563 gene encoding protein sly1 homolog, which gives rise to MTTLRERQLNALKQMLNLNQPLTKAVANEPIWKVLIYDRVGQDIISPLISIKELRELGVTLHVQLHTDRDSIPEVPAVYFCVPSEENLGRICQDLSNGIYDQYHLNFISPITRQKLEDLAASAIHSNSVMSIHKVFDQYLNFICLEDDLFIMKHQQSDYLSYYAINKGDTKDTEMEPIMDEIVESLFSVFVTLGNVPIIRCSKGNAAEMVAKKLDKKLRENLWDARNNLFHGQAGTFSFTRPMLILLDRNIDMATPLHHTWTYQALAHDVLDLTLNRAVVSETSGPIVPGQKAKTRTCDLDSKDPLWSEHKGSPFPTVAEAIQEDLDKYRSSEAEVKQLKSSMGLDADSDLALSLVSDNTQRLTSAVNSLPQLMEKKRLIDMHTTIATAILNAIKSRRLDSFFELEEKIMSKSSGVESKAVMDLITDTSAGTEEDKMRLFIIYYLCTSQITEDEYKKFETALLAANCDIKPMAYMKRWKGFTKMSSQGQYEGGGTKTVSMFSKLVSQGSSFVMEGVKNLVVKKHKLPVSRAVEAALGGESELSWLDPRAARTDAAGRARAGRQPPPTDAVVFLVGGGSYIEYHNLIDFAKQQAANGTNRKIIYGATTLPNASQFLKQLSLLGEEIQNHSNF